In Fusarium poae strain DAOMC 252244 chromosome Unknown contig_1, whole genome shotgun sequence, the following are encoded in one genomic region:
- a CDS encoding uncharacterized protein (SECRETED:SignalP(1-17)) produces the protein MKATFFSLFALAASAIASPIAQPAGVNPTPEIQGVRGAVKALENILAIVVTIPVLTSRVPHKNSCKASAARNPPTLRQPMSNPMLERRM, from the exons ATGAAGGCCActttcttctccctcttcGCCCTCGCCGCGTCGGCCATCGCTTCTCCTATTGCCCAGCCCGCTGGTGTCAACCCTACTCCCGAAATCCAGGGGGTTCGCGGCGCTGTTAAGGCCCTCGAGAACATCCTCGCGATC GTTGTTACGATCCCAGTTCTtacgtcacgtgtaccccacaAAAACTCATGCAAGGCGTCAGCCGCAAGAAACCCACCTACCCTACGACAACCAATGAGCAACCCCATGTTGGAACGACGGATGTAG